The following coding sequences lie in one Pseudomonas svalbardensis genomic window:
- a CDS encoding cupin domain-containing protein has protein sequence MSIQDIVDFSQATTQPDRYRPDPAKVLKGDPEQAVYNHYNSPCGQMSAGVWEGEVGQWHVNYTEHEYCEIVQGVSVLRDNEGNGKTLRVGDRFVIPAGFRGTWEVLEACRKIYVVFEQKA, from the coding sequence ATGAGCATCCAGGACATCGTCGACTTCAGCCAGGCCACCACCCAGCCCGATCGCTATCGGCCAGACCCGGCGAAAGTCCTTAAGGGCGACCCTGAACAAGCAGTGTACAACCACTACAACAGTCCTTGCGGCCAGATGAGCGCAGGCGTGTGGGAAGGCGAAGTCGGTCAGTGGCATGTGAACTACACCGAGCATGAATACTGCGAAATCGTTCAAGGTGTTTCAGTGCTGCGCGACAACGAAGGCAACGGCAAGACCCTGCGCGTGGGCGATCGCTTCGTGATCCCGGCGGGCTTTCGCGGCACCTGGGAGGTACTGGAGGCGTGCCGCAAAATATACGTGGTGTTTGAACAGAAGGCCTGA
- a CDS encoding peptidase inhibitor: MSDNPNPCDITVAQYTIGKMYTPELLEEVRLMANGAPVRVTGPKFASDRKRVPRRISLLTNADKVIVSIQCG, encoded by the coding sequence ATGTCTGACAATCCAAATCCATGCGACATCACGGTCGCTCAATACACCATTGGCAAGATGTACACCCCCGAATTGCTCGAAGAAGTTCGCCTCATGGCCAATGGCGCACCGGTCCGGGTCACCGGGCCAAAATTTGCATCGGATCGAAAACGGGTCCCACGTCGTATCAGTCTGCTGACCAATGCCGACAAAGTCATCGTCAGTATCCAGTGCGGCTAA
- the rpmG gene encoding 50S ribosomal protein L33 gives MRELIRLISSAGTGHFYTTDKNKRTTPDKIEIKKFDPVVRKHVIYKEGKIK, from the coding sequence ATGCGTGAATTGATTCGTTTGATTTCGAGCGCCGGTACTGGTCACTTCTACACTACCGACAAGAACAAACGCACTACTCCGGACAAAATCGAGATCAAGAAATTTGATCCGGTTGTTCGCAAGCACGTGATCTACAAAGAAGGCAAAATCAAGTAA
- the rpmB gene encoding 50S ribosomal protein L28, which translates to MSRVCQVTGKGPVTGNNISHANNKTRRRFLPNLQHHRFWVEEEKRFVRLRVSAKGMRIIDKRGITVVLAEIRKAGKI; encoded by the coding sequence ATGTCGAGAGTATGTCAAGTTACCGGTAAGGGTCCGGTGACTGGGAATAACATTTCCCACGCAAACAACAAAACCCGTCGTCGTTTCCTGCCGAACCTGCAGCATCACCGCTTCTGGGTTGAAGAAGAGAAACGTTTCGTGCGTCTGCGCGTATCTGCCAAAGGCATGCGTATCATCGACAAGCGTGGCATCACTGTCGTGCTGGCCGAAATCCGCAAAGCTGGCAAGATCTAA